The Desulfovibrio sp. sequence CCTTAGATTATAATACAGGCCATCGCGTAGCGCAAAGTTCTTTGACTGGATTTCCCTGGTCAGGCGCTGGTCGTCTTTATAGACGAGCTTTATCTTGAGCGAGAGAATCCTGGTCGCCCCTTTGGCGTCGGTCTTTTCCACAAGAAACGCATCCATGGGGACGAAGGCTTCCGGCGGAGCGGGCGGAGCCGCGGGTTTTTCCGGCTCGGTAACCGGAGGTGGTGGAGGAGGTTCCTCTTTGGGCACCTTGACTCCACGGAAAAAGAACCACCAGACGATCAAGATTATGAGCAGCAGAAGAGCAGCTCCCCCGCCCAGGACCACCTTCTTGTTCTTCCAGAAAGGAAGCTTGATCTGTTCTTCGAATTCCTGCGGCGCTGGAGCGGGAATGTCCTCGTCTGCCGGTGGGGGGGCCTCGTCGTCCTCAAGGAACGGAGCGTCGTCGAGATCCAGCTCCACCTTCTGCATGGCGCGGGGGGAACCGACGTTGAGTTCGGTGTCGTCTAGCTTGGCTTTGTTGTCTTGTTCGTCAGAAGACGCGGGCGTCTGCAGGGGATCACCCGGAGAGCCGGAGCCGTCAGACGGGGGAGGGAGCATGAGTGGTTAGGGCGGGGGGCTGCCCCCGCCCGGGGCTATTTGTCGAAGATCTTTTCGATCTTCTGGCCGAGCGTTTCCGCTGTGAACGGCTTGACGATGTAGTTGGAGACCTTGGCCTGAACGGCTTCGATGATGTTCTCCTGTTGAGCCTCGGCCGTGACCATCAGAAAGGGCATGTTGGCGAATTCCTCGCTGGAACGCACCTTCCTGAGAAGCTCGATGCCGGGCATCTTGGGCATGTTCCAGTCGGAGATGACGAATTCGATCCTGTCCTTGTTGAGGATTTCCCAGGCCGTGGTGCCATCGTCGGCTTCAACGATGTCGGTGAAACCCAGCTGGCGAAGAATGTTCTTGATGATGCGGCGCATGGTGGAGAAGTCGTCCACGACAAGCACACGCATGCTTTTGTTCACGGCCATATGATGGTCTCCTTTTACAGTGCCCGCTACGGGCGGGTTTCAACGCCTCTTATTTAGGCGTCCACAATGCCGTATCGAGCATGGAACTTGCTTCGCAGCTTGGCCAGGGCTTGGGAATGCAGCTGTGAAACCCGGCCCTCGGTGATACCCATGACCTCGCTGGTCTCGCGCATGTTCAACTCTTCCACGTAATACAAGGACAGTACAAGCTGTTCCCTTGGCGTCAGTTCATCAATAAGCAGAGCCAGTTTGTCAACGATTTCTTTGAGTGCGGTGGATTTGTACGGCTCATTGTCAATCTGCTGTTGCTTAAAAGACGTCAAGTTCTCCGTAATGGCATCGAGGCTCAGGCACAGCTGGCTTTGCATGCACTCCAGGGCCTGCGAAACCTCTTTGTGGGTCAGGCCGGTGGTCTCGGAGAGCTTCTCGACACTTGGAACCTCGTCGGAGACCGCCTCCAGCTTGCGCACCGCGTCGTCGATAACGCGAACCCGGTGGCGCTGCCCCCGGCTGAACCAGTCGAGCTTGCGCAGTTCGTCGAGCATGGATCCTTTGATGCGTGATTCGGCGAAGGTCTCGAACTTGATGCCCAGCTCGGGCTTGAAGCGCCCCAATGCCTCCAAAAGGCCCAAGGCGCCGGCGCTCATGAGCTCGCCAAGCTCCACGCTGGGCGGGAGCTTGGCTTTCATGCGCAGGGCCAGAAGTTTGATCTTGGGGGAATAATGCCGGACGATCTCCTGACGGTCAGGGTGCGCAAAGTCCTCCCAGGACTTGGCTCCGGCTTCGAAGCTAAGCCACGGACTGCTCTTGGAAGAGGAGCTTTTTCCAGAAGAACTTGATATTTCCATCGAGGTGCGCGCCCGAGTCCCAGCTGGTGATTTTTCGCGCCATGCTCACAACTTGCAGGCTCGCTGGCGCGTCCGGTGCCAAATGGCAGAATGGAACCTGCTTGATCACCGCCTGTCTAACTGTTGTATCATGCGGGATAAAGTCCACAAAATCCAGCGAAATTCCGTCGAGGAAGTGGTCGCAAGCCGCGTAGAGCTTGCTGAAGACCTGCCTGGCCGCCTTTTCGTTGGGGGCCATGTTCACAACCACACGGAACCTGTTCACCGCATGGTTCAAATGCATAACCTTCACGAGGGCATAGGCGTCGGTAAGCGATGTCGGTTCGGTCGTCAACACCAGCAGGCGTTCGCGGGCCGCCAGGTTGAAATAGACCACATTGTCGCCGATGCCGGCGCCGGTGTCCACGATCAGGTAGTCGATCTTGTCCTCGAGGTAGTCCATGGCCTCCAGAAGCTCGAGCTTCTGCCCTGTGGACAACGAGAGCATCTCGGACACTCCCGAAGAGGCCGGAAGGATGTGGAAGCCGAAGGGGGTCTTGAAGAGCACCTTCTTTAAGTTCACACCCTTGTGGAAAAGATGGAACAGATTGAGCTCAGGGGCCATGCCCAGAAGAACGTCCACATTGGCCAGACCCAGGTCCGCGTCCAATAAAACGACGCGTTTGCCCATCTTGGCCAGGCTTACGGCCAGGTTCACGGAGATGTTGGTCTTGCCCACGCCACCTTTTCCGGAGGTGACGGAAAACACCAGGGGAAGATTGCCTTGCATGGTTGGTTGTCCGTTTACGCGGCCTTTTCCACGTTAGGGTTGGACGAGTTCGCTGCCCCAGGCATCTGATGGGAGAACACGAGCCTCCACAATGTCTGGGATTCGGCGGCAGCCATGGCCCCCACCACTCCGGGACCGAAGGACAGAGCCGACGCGGGCAGTCCGGTCATTTGCGCCACGTTGATCAGATTTCCAAAACTACAGGCTTCGTCCAATTTCGTCCAGATGATGCTTTTGACCAGGTCCGAACGGTACCTTTCCCATATGGTACGGTAGTGCGGCGTTGAGAAATAGGGGGTGAGCGTCAAGTGTATGGCCACGTCGTCGCGCAGGGCCAGGCTTCTTTCCCCTGTCCATTGGCCCAGGCTCTCGCCCTGGAGCATGGCCGGGAGGTCCACGAAGATCACGTCAAAGTTTCGGCAAGCAAGAAGCACTTTGACGAAATCCTCGGATTCCGGGGCTTCGGCATAGGTCAGGCCGGAAAGCTCGGCGTAGCGTTTCAGGATTGCCTTGCCACCCGCACCACGGCCATCACAGTTGAGGATGCCTATGCGCTTGTCCGGGGAGGCCTTCTTGGCGGCAACGGCCATGCGAAGCAGTGCCGTGGTCTTGCCGGAACCTGAGGGTCCGGCCACCATCTGGAATTTCTCCGTGAACTGGCCATAGGGCTTTATCCGGGCAACCTTGCCAAGTTCAGTCAGCAAGGACGCCCCGCGGGCGTTTTGGAGCTGGCGGAAGAGGCCGAGCATGATGGGTTCCTCGACGCCTTCGCGTTCGAGGTATTCCATGGCCATTTTTTGACGGGGAGGGAGGCTGTCCAGGTTCATGTGGGGTTTGAGCAGGGCCGAAAGGTGCCCCTTCATCTCGCACCACTCCCGTTCCCACCCGGAGTGCGAGACCAGCTGGGCCGCGCCGGGAGCTCCGTCCGCAGAAGGCTCCGGAAACCCCTGGTCGGGTTCCACCGCGGCCATAATCTCGCAGATGGTTGAGCCGTCTTCCCGGCGTGTCTGGTTGGAGAGGATCACGGCCTCGGGGCCGAGTTCCCTCTTGATCTGGGCCATCACCTGGGTGGTGCTGGAACCTCTGAATGTCTTAACCCGCATGGCTCAGTCCTATGGTTGCTAGGGATTGCAGCCTGATTTCCGCCGGTATTTCCGCCTGTGAGATCACCGGGAGCGTCGGGAGGAACCTATTCAAGAGCTGGGCCAAGTGCGGCCTGGTTGCGGGAGCAACCAGCAGAACGGGCTGGCCTTCGCTGACCAGGGCCTTTTCCATTTGCTGGTTGATGCTGGAGATAAGGTTCTGTGCGGAGCCAGGGTCCATGGCCAGGAACGCGCCGTGGTCGGTCTGGCGGATCGATTCCTGAACCATGCCCTCCACGGATGGAGCCAGGGTGAAGATGGGCAGGGTGGAATCGCTTGTGAGAAACGGCTTCACGATGGACCTGCCCATGCGCGAGCGCACGTACTCGGTGAGCTGGTCTGCATCCTTTGTGGACAGGCCGTAGTCCCCCAACGTTTCGACTATGGTCAGCATGTCGCGGATGCACACGCCTTCGCGCACCAGATTCTGCAGCACCTTTTGCAGCACTCCGAGCGAGAGCACGCCGGGAACGAGTTCCTCCACGGCCTTGGGGGCGCGCTTGTGGAGGTTGTCCAGCAGCGCCTGCACTTCCTGGCGTCCGAGGAATTCGTGGAGGTTGCGTTTGAACACCTCTGTCAGGTGCGTGGATATCACGGTCGACGGGTCCACCACGGTGTAGCCTGCCAGCATGGCCTCTTCCTTGGAAACCTCGGGAATCCACAGCGCGGGCAGGTTGAAGGCAGGCTCGCGTGTTTCCACTCCCTGGATGCGCAGCTTCGCGTCGCCTGGGTCCATGGCCAGGTAGTGGTCGATGAGAATCTCCGCGGAAGCCACTTCGTTGCCTTTGATCAACACGGCGTACTGGCCGGGCTTGAGCTGCAGATTGTCGCGCAGATGCAGCGACGGAATAATCACACCCATGTCCAGGGCGAACTGACGCCTGATTGAGCGGATGCGGGCCAAGAGGTTGCCGTTCTGCTCTTCGTCCACCAGCGGGATGAGGCCGTAGCCCACCTCCAGTTCCAAGGCGTCCAGAGGCAGGAGTTGTTGCACTTCCTCGGGAGTTTCGAGTTCCTGGGGGGCGCTTTTTTCGGCCTGTTGGCCGTCGGCGAGGATGTCTTGCTGCTTCTGGCTCACCCGGGAGAGCCCGAAGAGCAGGACGGCAAGGATAGAGAAAGGAATAAGGGGCATGCCCGGAACAAGCCCGAAGACGAAAAGCATGCCGCTGACCAGTTGCAGCGCCTTGGGATGTCCGGTGAGCTGGGCGATGAATTCCTCGCCCATCTTAGCCTCGGCCGCGGCCCGGGACACGATGAGGCCTGCGGAAACGGAGATGATGATCGAAGGGATGATGGAAACCAGACCGTCGCCGATGGTCAGGATGGTGTAGGTGGATGCGGCGAGCTTCCAGTCCATGCCCTTTTGCAGCACGCCAATAAGGAAACCGCCCACGATGTTGATGACCGTTATGAGCATTGTGGCTTTCACGTCACCGGAGACGAACTTGCTCGCACCGTCCATGGCGCCGTAGAAGTCGGCTTCCTTGCGTATCAGCTCGCGGCGCCTGTTGGCTTCCTGTTCGTTGAGCAAGCCGGCGTTCAAGTCCGCCTCGATGGCCATCTGCTTGCCTGGCATGGCGTCCAGGGTGAAGCGTGCGGCCACTTCAGCGATGCGCGTGGTACCGGCAACGATGACGGTCTTGTTGAGCGAGAAGAGGATCAGGAACACAACTATGCCGATGACGTAGTTGCCTCCCACCACGAATTCTCCGAAGGATTTGATGACCTGGCCGGCAGCCCCGGTGCCTTCGTCTCCATGCAGGAGAACAAGGCGGGTGGAGGCCACGTTCAGGGCCAGGCGCAGCATGGTGGTGACCAGAAGAAGCGATGGATAGATGGAGAATTCCAAGGGCGAAGTCATGAACATGGAAGTAACCAGAACCACCAGGCTCACCGATATGGACAGGGTGAGCATAAGGTCGATGATAATGGTCGGCACTGGCACAAGCATGACGAACAGGATGATCACCACGCCGAAGGCCAGCATGAAGTCGCCCTGCTTTGTGAACTTGGCGTAGTCGAAATTCACTGCCAGTGATTTTGCCATATCTTTGACACCTTTTCGGTTTAGCGTTGTCCACGCTTACGGAACTTATCAAGCTGGGCCAGCACCGCGGCCACCGCCTGGAACAGCGCCTCGGGAATCATCTCGCCGATCTCGGCATCTTTATACAATGCCCGTGCCAGGGGCTTGTTCTCGCGGATGGGAATGCCGTGTTCGCGGGCGACTTCCTTGATTCTTTCAGCCATGTGGTCCGCGCCCTTGGCCAGCAGGATGGGCGCGGGCGCCAAGAGCGCGTTGTATTGAAGAGCAACGGCGATATGCGTGGGGTTGGTGATTATGACGTCGGCTTTGGGAACATTCTTGAGCATGCGCTTGCCCATGACCGCGAACATCTTCTGGCGCTGCTTGCTTTTAATCTCCGGGTCGCCCTCGGCGTTTCTGGCTTCATCCTTGACCTCGCTCTTGGTCATCTTGAGGTTTTCCTCATAATCCCAGCGGGTGTACCAGGTGTCGGCCACCGCTATGAGGATCATGGGCACCATGGAATACCAGAGCATGGTCATGGTGTTGGTCAGGATGTAGGCGGCCAGACCCTGGGCGTTGGCGTAGAAAAGCGGCATGAAGTTGCCGAACTCGTTCTTGAGCACCAGATACGGCGCCACGCCGATGGCCAAAGCCTGACCCACCTGCTTGGCCAGCCGGACCAGGGTCTTGGGGTCGAGCATGAGCTTCTTTATGCCGGCCATGGGATTGAAGAGCTTTTCGAAGCTGAAATTCTCCCAGGGCAGCACCCACAGATTGCCCACCTGCAGGCGCAGGACGAGATAGGCGGTGGCAGTGAGGATGATGAGGGTGGGCAACAGCATCTTGGCCATGCGCCAACTCAAATCCTGCAAGAGAATGTTGACGGTGGTGGTGGTGATGGTGAGCTTCATCCCGTCGGTCAGGAACCATCGGAATATCTCGCTCATCTCGCGTTCGTATATGCCTAGCGTATATTTCGTGGCCAGCATGCCAAGCAGAAGCGCGGCCACTTTGGGCAGCTCGGCGCTTTTGGGTACCGATCCCTTTTTACGTGCGTCTCCCCGGCGTTTCGGGGTCGCTTTTTCTGTTCTTCCCGGTTCTCTTTCGGCCATTGGCGTCTTAGTGGAGAATGGGCCTGTTCATCACCGCCGTGAACATCGGGCCCAAATCCGACAGGTAGTCCCCCACGAAGTGGGAGAGGGCGGTGAGGGTGAGGGTCATGAACAGAAAACCGACGCTTATCTTCACGGGAAAGCCGATCTGAATGACGTTCATCTGCGGCGCGGCCCGGGAAACCAGGGCAAGGGCCAAGTCCACAAGGAAAAGCGATGCAAGCACTGGTGCGCTTATTTTTAGGGCCAGGACGAAGATTTCTGCGGAGAACTTGAGTACCGAATCAGCCAGTGCCGGGGTGATGAAAAGCCCGCCCGGAGGCACCAGTGCGAAGCTTTCGGCAAGGCCGGAGAGCAGGAAGAGGTGCCCGTTCATGGATAAAAACATCAGGATGGTGCACTGGTAGAGGAGCTGGGCAGTGACGGATTCGGACGTGCCGGTCATGGGGTCTAAGACGTTCATCATGGCAAACCCCATGGAAAAGCCCACAAGGTGGCCGCCGGTCATTACCGCGGCGAAGAGAAAACGGATGATTATGTCTATGACCAGCCCAAGCACCAGCTCACCCATCATCATGAGAATGAGTCCAAGGGCGTCCAAAGGCAGAAGACTTCCGGGGAAGGAGAGCCTGGGCCAGATGGAGACGCTCAAAACGAGGCAGAAGGCGCCTTTGACGGCGTTGGGGATCGAGCCTGCACCAAAAAAAGGCAGCATGAACACAACGATGCTCACGCGCATGATCGTCAAAAAAAAGCTGTAGAATTGTGAGGCGTTGAGATTGAAAAGCTCCATGCGACGCTGACTAGCAATTCCCAGGCCAGCCTGGGCGTCGGGTGGAGCTAAGGTGACAGTCTGTTCCTGGTTGGTTCCCTGACATCTGCTTCCATTGTCCTGGAAGCACCGGGTTCGCCGGTCCGGACGGATGACGGCGCTGTGGCGGAGA is a genomic window containing:
- a CDS encoding flagellar basal body-associated FliL family protein, which produces MLPPPSDGSGSPGDPLQTPASSDEQDNKAKLDDTELNVGSPRAMQKVELDLDDAPFLEDDEAPPPADEDIPAPAPQEFEEQIKLPFWKNKKVVLGGGAALLLLIILIVWWFFFRGVKVPKEEPPPPPPVTEPEKPAAPPAPPEAFVPMDAFLVEKTDAKGATRILSLKIKLVYKDDQRLTREIQSKNFALRDGLYYNLRNKSFANLTDKDGVELLREELRGVVNNYLNTGQVDQILFEELLVK
- a CDS encoding chemotaxis response regulator CheY, which translates into the protein MAVNKSMRVLVVDDFSTMRRIIKNILRQLGFTDIVEADDGTTAWEILNKDRIEFVISDWNMPKMPGIELLRKVRSSEEFANMPFLMVTAEAQQENIIEAVQAKVSNYIVKPFTAETLGQKIEKIFDK
- a CDS encoding FliA/WhiG family RNA polymerase sigma factor, whose protein sequence is MEISSSSGKSSSSKSSPWLSFEAGAKSWEDFAHPDRQEIVRHYSPKIKLLALRMKAKLPPSVELGELMSAGALGLLEALGRFKPELGIKFETFAESRIKGSMLDELRKLDWFSRGQRHRVRVIDDAVRKLEAVSDEVPSVEKLSETTGLTHKEVSQALECMQSQLCLSLDAITENLTSFKQQQIDNEPYKSTALKEIVDKLALLIDELTPREQLVLSLYYVEELNMRETSEVMGITEGRVSQLHSQALAKLRSKFHARYGIVDA
- a CDS encoding MinD/ParA family protein, which codes for MQGNLPLVFSVTSGKGGVGKTNISVNLAVSLAKMGKRVVLLDADLGLANVDVLLGMAPELNLFHLFHKGVNLKKVLFKTPFGFHILPASSGVSEMLSLSTGQKLELLEAMDYLEDKIDYLIVDTGAGIGDNVVYFNLAARERLLVLTTEPTSLTDAYALVKVMHLNHAVNRFRVVVNMAPNEKAARQVFSKLYAACDHFLDGISLDFVDFIPHDTTVRQAVIKQVPFCHLAPDAPASLQVVSMARKITSWDSGAHLDGNIKFFWKKLLFQEQSVA
- the flhA gene encoding flagellar biosynthesis protein FlhA — its product is MAKSLAVNFDYAKFTKQGDFMLAFGVVIILFVMLVPVPTIIIDLMLTLSISVSLVVLVTSMFMTSPLEFSIYPSLLLVTTMLRLALNVASTRLVLLHGDEGTGAAGQVIKSFGEFVVGGNYVIGIVVFLILFSLNKTVIVAGTTRIAEVAARFTLDAMPGKQMAIEADLNAGLLNEQEANRRRELIRKEADFYGAMDGASKFVSGDVKATMLITVINIVGGFLIGVLQKGMDWKLAASTYTILTIGDGLVSIIPSIIISVSAGLIVSRAAAEAKMGEEFIAQLTGHPKALQLVSGMLFVFGLVPGMPLIPFSILAVLLFGLSRVSQKQQDILADGQQAEKSAPQELETPEEVQQLLPLDALELEVGYGLIPLVDEEQNGNLLARIRSIRRQFALDMGVIIPSLHLRDNLQLKPGQYAVLIKGNEVASAEILIDHYLAMDPGDAKLRIQGVETREPAFNLPALWIPEVSKEEAMLAGYTVVDPSTVISTHLTEVFKRNLHEFLGRQEVQALLDNLHKRAPKAVEELVPGVLSLGVLQKVLQNLVREGVCIRDMLTIVETLGDYGLSTKDADQLTEYVRSRMGRSIVKPFLTSDSTLPIFTLAPSVEGMVQESIRQTDHGAFLAMDPGSAQNLISSINQQMEKALVSEGQPVLLVAPATRPHLAQLLNRFLPTLPVISQAEIPAEIRLQSLATIGLSHAG
- a CDS encoding flagellar biosynthesis protein FlhB; the protein is MAEREPGRTEKATPKRRGDARKKGSVPKSAELPKVAALLLGMLATKYTLGIYEREMSEIFRWFLTDGMKLTITTTTVNILLQDLSWRMAKMLLPTLIILTATAYLVLRLQVGNLWVLPWENFSFEKLFNPMAGIKKLMLDPKTLVRLAKQVGQALAIGVAPYLVLKNEFGNFMPLFYANAQGLAAYILTNTMTMLWYSMVPMILIAVADTWYTRWDYEENLKMTKSEVKDEARNAEGDPEIKSKQRQKMFAVMGKRMLKNVPKADVIITNPTHIAVALQYNALLAPAPILLAKGADHMAERIKEVAREHGIPIRENKPLARALYKDAEIGEMIPEALFQAVAAVLAQLDKFRKRGQR
- the fliR gene encoding flagellar biosynthetic protein FliR encodes the protein MELFNLNASQFYSFFLTIMRVSIVVFMLPFFGAGSIPNAVKGAFCLVLSVSIWPRLSFPGSLLPLDALGLILMMMGELVLGLVIDIIIRFLFAAVMTGGHLVGFSMGFAMMNVLDPMTGTSESVTAQLLYQCTILMFLSMNGHLFLLSGLAESFALVPPGGLFITPALADSVLKFSAEIFVLALKISAPVLASLFLVDLALALVSRAAPQMNVIQIGFPVKISVGFLFMTLTLTALSHFVGDYLSDLGPMFTAVMNRPILH